In Nitrospinota bacterium, a single window of DNA contains:
- a CDS encoding aldehyde dehydrogenase EutE, translated as MQMSEAQVASIVEKVLQRMESPPRAEPAPASAGTEGPGIFATLDEAVSAAEKSQRDLVALGLAVRVAMVESIRLVCLEHLESLARMAVEETGFGRLEDKVVKNRLVTELTPGPEFLTTEAFSDDSGLTIQERAPYGVLSAITPSTNPSSTIINNAIAMVSAGNAVVFNPHPGAVGVSLRTIALMNEAAVSAGGPPTCFTSPAEPSVETAQSLMRHPKVALNVVTGGQAVVEEARRAGKRVIGAGPGNPPIVVDETAEIDRAARDIVAGASFDNNVVCTDEKELFVVASVADELKDRMKAHGAYELSPHQTERLSRLVIEREAPTRQSSAINRALVGKDAQVILSEIGVDAPETVRLILCETDRDHPFVWTELLMPILPLVRVEDVEEAIGLAVQAEHGFGHTAVIHSTNVGAMDKMARDIKTALFVKNGPSYAGLGGGGAGYTSFTIATQTGEGLTTPYTFTRERRCTLVGSFRIV; from the coding sequence ATGCAGATGTCAGAGGCTCAGGTGGCCTCCATTGTTGAGAAGGTGCTTCAGAGGATGGAGAGCCCCCCTAGGGCCGAGCCCGCTCCTGCCTCGGCCGGAACGGAAGGCCCCGGAATTTTCGCCACCCTCGACGAGGCAGTCTCGGCTGCTGAGAAGTCCCAGCGGGACCTCGTGGCTCTCGGCCTCGCGGTTCGGGTAGCCATGGTGGAGTCGATCCGCCTGGTCTGCCTCGAGCACCTCGAGAGCCTCGCCCGGATGGCCGTTGAGGAGACGGGATTCGGCCGCCTCGAGGACAAGGTAGTCAAGAACCGCCTTGTGACCGAGCTCACACCGGGGCCCGAGTTCTTAACAACTGAGGCGTTTAGCGACGACTCCGGCCTCACGATTCAGGAGCGGGCCCCATACGGGGTATTGAGCGCTATCACCCCTTCGACGAACCCCTCTTCCACCATCATAAACAACGCAATCGCCATGGTATCGGCCGGCAACGCGGTCGTCTTCAACCCCCATCCGGGGGCGGTGGGCGTCTCGCTGCGAACCATTGCGCTGATGAACGAGGCTGCCGTCTCGGCCGGAGGTCCCCCGACCTGCTTTACTTCCCCGGCAGAGCCATCGGTCGAGACGGCCCAGTCTCTCATGCGCCACCCCAAGGTGGCCCTCAACGTGGTAACCGGCGGGCAGGCCGTCGTAGAGGAAGCCCGCCGGGCCGGAAAGCGGGTCATCGGCGCCGGGCCCGGCAACCCCCCCATCGTGGTGGACGAGACGGCGGAGATCGACCGGGCCGCCCGCGACATCGTGGCCGGGGCGAGCTTTGACAATAACGTCGTCTGCACAGACGAGAAGGAACTCTTTGTCGTGGCCTCCGTGGCCGATGAGCTCAAGGACCGGATGAAGGCCCACGGAGCGTACGAGCTCAGCCCTCACCAGACCGAGCGGCTCTCTAGGCTCGTGATCGAGCGGGAGGCCCCGACGCGGCAGTCCTCGGCCATTAACCGGGCCTTGGTGGGCAAGGACGCCCAGGTGATCCTGAGCGAGATCGGCGTGGATGCGCCCGAGACGGTGCGGCTTATTCTCTGCGAAACCGACCGGGACCACCCCTTCGTCTGGACTGAGCTCCTCATGCCCATCCTGCCCCTTGTGCGGGTGGAAGATGTGGAGGAGGCCATCGGCCTGGCCGTCCAGGCCGAACACGGCTTTGGCCACACGGCAGTGATTCACTCGACCAACGTGGGCGCCATGGACAAGATGGCCAGGGATATCAAGACCGCCCTCTTCGTCAAGAACGGCCCGAGCTATGCCGGCCTAGGTGGGGGCGGGGCGGGATACACGAGCTTTACCATCGCCACACAGACCGGCGAAGGGCTCACCACCCCCTACACCTTCACCCGCGAGCGTCGATGCACGCTTGTGGGTTCGTTTCGAATCGTATGA
- a CDS encoding BMC domain-containing protein has protein sequence MTPARPTPRPIYPGQDFRPVLTRLPEPYLVEEWAVAAVELNRIAPGFTACDAMLKAAPVTLIEAAPLCPGKYLIIVGGEVASVESAYEAGLAVGGTAVIDRLLLAKADRQVFPALVGESKRSVTFTEGDSLGVIETCSAASAILAADAACKAAGVRLYECHIAQGLGGKGYLYFFGELSAVEASVEAGGAIVSPDGLLVGTEVIPDPDAILVERLMREVP, from the coding sequence ATGACGCCCGCGCGCCCGACACCTCGACCCATCTACCCAGGCCAGGACTTCCGTCCTGTCCTGACGCGCCTGCCTGAGCCCTACCTGGTGGAGGAGTGGGCCGTGGCGGCCGTGGAGCTCAACCGGATCGCCCCTGGATTCACCGCGTGTGACGCCATGCTGAAGGCCGCTCCGGTAACGCTCATAGAGGCCGCGCCCCTCTGCCCGGGCAAGTACCTGATCATTGTCGGCGGCGAGGTGGCGAGCGTGGAGAGCGCGTACGAGGCGGGCCTCGCCGTTGGCGGGACGGCCGTCATCGATCGGCTCCTGCTCGCCAAGGCCGATCGGCAGGTCTTTCCGGCCCTCGTGGGCGAGTCCAAACGGTCGGTGACCTTCACCGAGGGCGACAGCTTGGGGGTCATTGAGACCTGCTCGGCCGCCTCGGCCATCCTCGCCGCCGACGCCGCCTGCAAGGCCGCCGGAGTGCGTCTCTACGAATGCCACATCGCCCAGGGCCTCGGCGGAAAGGGCTATCTTTACTTCTTCGGAGAGCTCAGTGCCGTGGAGGCGAGCGTGGAAGCAGGAGGGGCCATCGTATCACCGGATGGACTCCTCGTCGGCACCGAGGTCATACCCGACCCGGATGCAATTCTCGTTGAGCGTCTTATGAGAGAGGTTCCCTAA
- a CDS encoding EutN/CcmL family microcompartment protein → MFLADVLGRVVATRRYDKTIGYRLLWVQPLDHHGEAAGQPEVALDTVLSGSGDRVICVIGREASMAMDLPGRFSPVDLAIVGIVDRVDVDNGEPDNGNANGNSNGHANGNSNGNANGH, encoded by the coding sequence ATGTTCCTCGCTGATGTTCTCGGCAGAGTCGTGGCCACCCGCCGATACGATAAAACTATAGGCTACCGGCTACTTTGGGTTCAGCCTTTGGACCACCACGGGGAGGCGGCAGGCCAGCCCGAGGTGGCACTCGACACCGTCTTGAGCGGAAGCGGCGACCGGGTCATCTGCGTAATCGGTCGGGAGGCCTCCATGGCCATGGACCTCCCCGGCCGGTTCAGCCCCGTGGACCTGGCTATTGTTGGTATCGTCGACCGGGTAGACGTGGATAATGGTGAGCCGGACAACGGGAATGCCAACGGTAATTCCAATGGACATGCCAACGGTAATTCCAATGGGAATGCCAATGGGCATTAA
- a CDS encoding EutN/CcmL family microcompartment protein yields MLLAQVVGTVNSTVKQPALIGHTVLCVEPRDEAWQSTGEPSFLAIDFALAGVGDRVLVVREGGASRLTMGVEDAPVHAVVVGIVDAVEGR; encoded by the coding sequence ATGCTCCTCGCTCAGGTAGTCGGTACGGTGAACTCAACGGTCAAGCAACCTGCATTGATCGGACACACCGTTCTTTGCGTGGAGCCCCGCGACGAGGCCTGGCAGTCGACGGGAGAACCCTCCTTCCTCGCGATCGATTTCGCACTGGCCGGGGTGGGCGACCGGGTGCTGGTGGTGCGCGAGGGCGGGGCGAGCCGTCTCACCATGGGGGTGGAAGACGCCCCCGTCCACGCCGTCGTCGTAGGCATCGTGGATGCCGTCGAAGGGAGATAG
- a CDS encoding class II aldolase/adducin family protein: MAIAAPWQTEKMLREEMCRIGRLIYERGFIAATDGNLSVRLDDERVLCTPSGLCKGFLEPSDLVVVDFDLKLLKGVGQASTEILMHLGAYRARPEVRAVIHAHPPTAIAFSIGGRSEALAGAFLPEVVYTLGAIPTARYATPGTADVPASLEPYWAKCDAIILDRHGSITVGETLLEAYLKLDKVEHAAKVTFMATLLGTPRPLPAKEVEKLALQGAARGYPTECSACADGGVCDREAPEGDRGLSDAVEESIVEEVLRAVRKAAG; the protein is encoded by the coding sequence ATGGCCATCGCCGCACCCTGGCAGACCGAGAAAATGCTCCGAGAGGAAATGTGCCGCATAGGACGGCTCATCTATGAGCGGGGCTTCATCGCCGCCACCGACGGCAACCTCTCGGTGCGTCTCGACGACGAACGGGTCCTCTGCACTCCGTCTGGCCTCTGCAAGGGATTTCTCGAGCCGTCAGACCTGGTGGTGGTGGACTTTGATTTGAAGCTGCTGAAGGGGGTCGGTCAGGCTAGCACTGAGATACTTATGCACTTGGGGGCATACCGGGCCCGGCCCGAAGTTCGCGCCGTCATTCACGCTCACCCGCCCACGGCGATCGCCTTCTCCATCGGGGGGCGGTCTGAGGCTCTTGCCGGGGCTTTCTTGCCGGAGGTCGTCTACACCCTTGGGGCCATCCCGACGGCCCGCTACGCGACCCCCGGCACGGCTGATGTCCCGGCGAGCCTCGAGCCCTACTGGGCCAAGTGCGACGCCATCATCCTCGACCGACACGGCTCCATCACGGTGGGAGAGACCCTGTTGGAGGCCTACCTGAAGCTCGACAAGGTGGAGCACGCCGCCAAGGTGACCTTCATGGCTACGCTGCTGGGAACGCCCCGGCCCCTTCCGGCCAAGGAGGTTGAAAAGCTCGCCCTTCAGGGAGCGGCCAGGGGCTACCCGACCGAGTGCTCGGCCTGCGCCGACGGCGGGGTCTGCGATCGGGAGGCGCCCGAGGGTGATCGCGGCCTATCCGATGCGGTCGAGGAGTCTATCGTCGAAGAGGTGCTTCGGGCTGTCCGGAAGGCGGCAGGGTAA
- a CDS encoding MaoC family dehydratase N-terminal domain-containing protein, with product MTDQAWSEIVEAYGGHDAEAEAEVAERLEALQALDPKASREAVIDRLSWELRPRTIEHVFPGDNWYFLHKAAQSDAHILLLDIEDAVATTRKEIARPVIALLIRAFRGQVLTPEDVAFLQEHAMPEGRADQLAEAFEPTEGGLALKPDLRLPPDQMILVRPNNLRTSWSAGDYIHVIREVGDLIDGIYLPKVKDADDVLVAVRILRAIQAERGWRPARHKVFVLTELPGAILQARQILAAAPEVEEINLGVVDYTAATGGRSIVQQQQYTYMRFPLLTIVEAARATGKVAGTGITVKLNADDTEQDTTKAISIGIHRKWSVHPAHIEGIARHASHFPSPVRRRLEYEPIEPFDLEELKRLAAEARPILPPTVFIPRPVVLARSVVEAKGDDLESVRVAVASRADMIICDVDGLLAPGQEATHEALAEALKSEGGGKVVACQADLRGEGAASGLASLLGALGETIHGIVLPEVDDVATVREAAGLLTEAEREVGLEVGALALGVRLTKPESVERDSEAIAEASRRMMWLILDLAQDMPKEDLADPATKGYLYYHSALVAATAQADIDAIDGPSEPEKVEDEASFVANLGFHGKLVTPEQADAVAAIMNPPRAGTPPEDLSTPEGAAFLSRWTNSVERALEILELYATADQERKLGAVAYNDPVTNQPELVDAATARIYYGQLERAFKADHLTDDEAERYVTARERLLLALRPGGTEQLGTAVFPGQTLVGYATPVREWMVQTFAKTSGDRNRYHLDKAYADASRFGGLVAHGLLTTSLMLASLGRLLPGDTEETLTVRFRAPVAFDDTLTSVAYVEEVSDDGRARLALKALNQAGTVVCEGETTIRRQARPEPVVPAPAELPWVRAWADDVAPSVPDVIHDFTNPASPRVQSITKPITDEIVRATRALFGALDLHQLSALLAIGTMAMASAESAPGHLLLSAEVSAFGAPIEAGDDLTVTVTAPEPSDIRRSKKGQGPPIVPLSIEIVNQRGESVLEGQVVKLMEEGG from the coding sequence ATGACGGATCAAGCCTGGAGCGAGATTGTTGAGGCGTACGGTGGCCACGACGCCGAAGCTGAGGCAGAGGTCGCCGAGCGGTTGGAGGCCTTGCAGGCCCTCGACCCTAAGGCGAGCCGAGAGGCGGTCATAGATCGTTTGAGCTGGGAGCTCCGCCCCCGGACCATCGAGCACGTCTTCCCAGGCGACAACTGGTACTTCTTGCACAAGGCGGCCCAATCGGATGCTCACATTCTTCTGCTAGACATCGAAGATGCCGTAGCGACCACCCGCAAGGAGATCGCCCGCCCGGTCATCGCACTGCTGATTAGGGCCTTCCGCGGCCAGGTCTTGACCCCTGAGGACGTAGCCTTCCTCCAGGAGCACGCCATGCCCGAGGGCCGGGCCGACCAGCTGGCCGAAGCCTTCGAGCCAACCGAAGGCGGCCTCGCCCTCAAGCCAGACCTCCGCCTTCCCCCCGACCAGATGATCCTTGTGAGGCCCAACAACCTTCGGACGAGTTGGTCGGCAGGCGACTACATCCATGTGATCCGGGAGGTGGGGGACTTAATCGACGGCATCTATCTGCCGAAGGTCAAGGATGCGGACGACGTGCTCGTGGCAGTCAGAATACTCAGAGCCATCCAGGCCGAGCGGGGCTGGCGGCCCGCTCGCCACAAGGTCTTCGTCCTTACCGAGCTGCCGGGGGCCATTCTCCAGGCCCGCCAGATACTCGCCGCGGCGCCCGAAGTTGAGGAGATAAACCTGGGTGTCGTCGACTACACGGCGGCCACGGGGGGCCGAAGCATCGTCCAGCAGCAGCAGTACACCTACATGCGCTTCCCGCTGCTGACCATCGTCGAGGCGGCCCGCGCAACCGGGAAGGTCGCCGGCACGGGTATCACGGTAAAGCTCAACGCTGACGATACGGAGCAGGACACCACTAAGGCCATCTCCATCGGCATCCACCGCAAATGGAGCGTCCATCCGGCCCACATCGAAGGCATCGCCCGACACGCCTCGCACTTCCCGTCGCCGGTCCGAAGGCGGCTGGAATACGAGCCCATCGAGCCCTTCGACCTCGAGGAGCTCAAGCGGCTTGCCGCAGAGGCCCGGCCCATCTTGCCCCCCACCGTCTTCATCCCCCGGCCCGTCGTCCTCGCCCGCTCGGTGGTCGAAGCCAAAGGCGACGACCTCGAATCCGTCCGAGTGGCCGTAGCTTCTAGGGCCGACATGATCATCTGCGACGTCGATGGGCTCCTCGCGCCCGGACAAGAAGCCACCCACGAGGCTTTGGCCGAGGCCTTGAAATCGGAGGGAGGAGGAAAGGTGGTAGCCTGCCAGGCCGACCTACGCGGCGAGGGGGCCGCATCCGGGCTGGCCAGCCTCCTTGGAGCCCTCGGCGAGACCATCCACGGCATCGTCCTCCCTGAGGTGGACGATGTCGCCACGGTCCGCGAGGCCGCAGGGCTGCTTACCGAAGCCGAGCGCGAGGTGGGCCTGGAGGTGGGCGCCCTGGCCCTAGGGGTGAGGCTTACGAAGCCCGAAAGCGTGGAGCGGGACTCAGAGGCCATCGCAGAGGCGAGCCGCCGCATGATGTGGCTCATCCTCGATCTCGCCCAAGACATGCCTAAAGAGGACCTCGCTGACCCCGCAACCAAGGGCTACCTCTATTACCACTCGGCGCTGGTCGCCGCCACTGCACAGGCCGACATCGACGCAATCGACGGGCCGAGTGAGCCGGAAAAGGTCGAGGACGAGGCTTCTTTCGTTGCCAACCTCGGCTTTCACGGCAAGCTCGTCACCCCTGAGCAGGCCGACGCCGTGGCCGCCATCATGAACCCGCCCAGGGCCGGGACCCCCCCGGAGGACCTCTCAACCCCTGAAGGGGCCGCGTTCCTTTCCCGGTGGACCAACTCGGTCGAGAGGGCGCTGGAGATACTCGAGCTATACGCCACGGCCGACCAGGAGCGGAAGCTCGGGGCGGTGGCCTACAACGACCCGGTGACCAACCAGCCTGAGCTCGTGGACGCCGCCACGGCGCGTATATACTACGGCCAGCTTGAGAGGGCTTTCAAGGCCGACCACCTCACCGACGATGAGGCCGAGCGCTACGTCACCGCCCGCGAGCGGCTCCTGCTCGCCCTGAGGCCCGGCGGCACGGAGCAGCTGGGCACAGCCGTCTTCCCCGGCCAGACACTGGTCGGCTACGCAACCCCGGTTAGGGAATGGATGGTTCAGACCTTCGCAAAGACCTCGGGCGACCGGAACCGCTACCATCTCGATAAGGCCTACGCCGATGCCTCCCGCTTCGGCGGGCTCGTGGCCCACGGGCTGCTCACCACCTCTCTTATGCTCGCGAGCCTGGGGCGGCTGCTGCCCGGAGATACGGAAGAAACCCTAACGGTGCGCTTCCGCGCCCCGGTGGCTTTCGACGACACGCTGACCTCCGTGGCCTACGTCGAGGAGGTCTCCGACGACGGCCGAGCCCGCCTGGCTCTAAAGGCCCTCAACCAGGCGGGGACGGTGGTATGCGAGGGCGAGACGACCATCCGGCGCCAGGCCCGCCCAGAGCCGGTTGTCCCGGCCCCAGCGGAGCTTCCCTGGGTGAGGGCGTGGGCCGACGACGTCGCCCCATCAGTGCCCGACGTCATTCACGACTTCACCAACCCGGCAAGCCCCCGCGTCCAAAGCATAACCAAACCCATCACCGACGAGATCGTCCGTGCGACCAGAGCCCTCTTCGGGGCGCTCGACCTGCACCAGCTGAGCGCCCTGCTCGCTATCGGAACCATGGCCATGGCCTCAGCCGAGAGCGCACCGGGCCACCTCCTTCTAAGCGCCGAGGTCTCGGCCTTCGGTGCCCCCATCGAGGCGGGCGACGACCTCACCGTGACAGTGACTGCTCCTGAGCCGTCAGACATTCGCCGCTCGAAGAAAGGCCAGGGGCCTCCCATCGTGCCGCTCTCTATTGAGATCGTGAATCAACGGGGTGAATCGGTCCTGGAGGGCCAGGTCGTCAAGCTAATGGAGGAGGGGGGATAG